In one Mustela lutreola isolate mMusLut2 chromosome 8, mMusLut2.pri, whole genome shotgun sequence genomic region, the following are encoded:
- the LOC131838825 gene encoding testis-specific H1 histone: protein GPASLSLSSCPGGGGPKHWPRRSGSGAMAEVAGPIGESKGTEVKTQQATEKALTAPLRRAPRSVLKVSQLLLRAITAHRGLTLATLKKELGNAGYEVRRKCCRHLGEAPRSDVKGTLLRVSGSDASGYFRIWKVPKPKRKPGRSRLAESARSSRRTHPGPRSPQRRCTHRRAAKKAREVWRRSTKANTRVRKIRPRARESVRSRAREEVRAKAMDEGRGRAMKEDIRPRTREEKKRSGPKPREEKQQDPVKPAKRTIQKTALVKTDRNSSSQGKTHDLRAAHTKTSTKSESLRNAAGYS, encoded by the coding sequence GGTCCAGCCAGCCTCAGCTTAAGCTCGTGCCCTGGTGGGGGAGGCCCAAAGCACTGGCCCCGCAGAAGCGGGAGCGGGGCCATGGCTGAGGTGGCTGGACCCATTGGTGAATCCAAAGGCACTGAAGTTAAAACGCAGCAGGCCACGGAAAAAGCCCTCACGGCGCCGCTAAGGCGGGCCCCGCGCTCGGTGCTCAAAGTGTCCCAGCTTTTGCTCCGAGCCATCACCGCGCACAGAGGGCTGACTCTTGCCACTCTCAAGAAGGAGCTTGGAAACGCTGGCTACGAAGTGCGCAGGAAGTGCTGTCGCCACTTGGGTGAAGCACCCAGGTCTGATGTTAAGGGAACGCTTCTCCGGGTCAGTGGCAGCGATGCCTCTGGCTACTTCAGGATCTGGAAGGTTCCGAAGCCCAAGAGAAAGCCAGGACGCTCGAGGTTGGCGGAGAGTGCGCGCTCTTCGAGGAGGACCCATCCTGGGCCGCGGAGCCCACAGAGGCGCTGCACGCATCGCAGGGCAGCCAAGAAGGCCAGGGAAGTATGGAGACGAAGCACGAAGGCAAACACAAGGGTGAGGAAGATAAGGCCAAGAGCCAGGGAGTCGGTGCGTTCCAGAGCCAGGGAGGAAGTGAGGGCCAAGGCGATGGATGAGGGGAGAGGACGGGCCATGAAGGAAGACATCAGGCCTAGAACCCGAGAGGAGAAGAAGAGGTCAGGCCCGAAGCCCAGGGAAGAGAAACAGCAGGACCCGGTGAAGCCGGCAAAACGCACCATCCAGAAGACAGCCTTGGTTAAAACTGACCGAAATTCTAGCAGTCAGGGGAAGACTCATGACCTAAGGGCTGCTCACACAAAGACTTCCACTAAATCTGAAAGTCTTCGGAATGCAGCCGGGTATTCCTAG